Proteins co-encoded in one Halorussus vallis genomic window:
- a CDS encoding NAD(P)/FAD-dependent oxidoreductase, translating to MRVAVVGGGIVGLASAYFLADRGADVTVFEKGSLGGGSTERSAGGIRSQFSTPVNVDLSRASVAVWERFEERFGTSIEYRRPGYLFVARDPETAEAFEANVAMQNDRGVPSELLSPEEAREHCPELRAEAFVATTYSPTDGFADPHLALQGFAEAAREAGAEIRTKTPVTGIRRDGDGAVVGVTAGGDRLETDFVVNAAGPWARRVAESAGVEIPVAPRRRQMLVADPETPLPEDVPLTIDLDTGSYFRPEREGAALVGGHFSSEEEDADRNPDAFERKLDLDWAAEAVERAGDCATYFGPETRIRRGWAGLYAVTPDHHPILEETVPGFVQAVGFSGHGFQHAPATGRIVAELVLDGEASLVDVSGLGSERFEDDDLLEERNVA from the coding sequence ATGCGTGTCGCGGTAGTGGGCGGCGGAATCGTGGGGCTGGCGAGCGCGTACTTCCTCGCCGACCGGGGCGCCGACGTGACCGTCTTCGAGAAGGGGTCGCTGGGCGGCGGGAGCACCGAGCGGTCGGCCGGCGGCATCCGCTCGCAGTTCTCGACGCCGGTCAACGTCGACCTCTCGCGGGCGAGCGTGGCGGTCTGGGAGCGCTTCGAGGAGCGGTTCGGCACGAGCATCGAGTACCGGCGACCGGGCTACCTCTTCGTCGCCCGCGACCCCGAAACCGCCGAGGCCTTCGAGGCGAACGTGGCGATGCAGAACGACCGCGGGGTGCCGAGCGAACTCCTCTCGCCCGAAGAGGCCCGCGAACACTGCCCGGAACTCCGGGCCGAGGCGTTCGTCGCCACGACGTACTCACCGACCGACGGCTTCGCCGACCCGCACCTCGCCCTCCAGGGGTTCGCCGAGGCCGCCCGCGAGGCCGGTGCCGAGATTCGAACGAAGACCCCCGTGACCGGGATACGGCGAGACGGCGACGGCGCGGTCGTCGGCGTGACGGCGGGCGGCGACCGCCTCGAAACCGACTTCGTGGTCAACGCCGCCGGACCGTGGGCACGGCGGGTCGCCGAGTCGGCGGGCGTCGAGATTCCCGTCGCGCCGCGACGCAGGCAGATGCTCGTCGCCGACCCCGAGACGCCTCTCCCGGAGGACGTGCCGCTGACTATCGACCTCGACACGGGGTCGTACTTCCGGCCCGAGCGCGAGGGCGCGGCGCTGGTCGGCGGCCACTTCTCGAGCGAGGAGGAAGACGCCGACCGGAACCCCGACGCCTTCGAGCGCAAACTGGACCTCGACTGGGCGGCCGAGGCCGTCGAGCGGGCGGGCGACTGCGCGACCTACTTCGGCCCCGAAACCCGGATTCGGCGCGGGTGGGCCGGCCTCTACGCGGTGACGCCTGACCACCACCCGATTCTCGAAGAGACGGTGCCGGGGTTCGTGCAGGCCGTGGGGTTCTCGGGCCACGGCTTCCAGCACGCGCCCGCGACGGGGCGGATAGTGGCCGAACTGGTGCTGGACGGCGAGGCGTCGCTGGTCGACGTCTCGGGGCTGGGAAGCGAGCGCTTCGAGGACGACGACCTGCTGGAAGAGCGGAACGTGGCGTGA
- the otsB gene encoding trehalose-phosphatase, with amino-acid sequence MTGHQQSTPTDSTSGEPDDEPAISDDVPPLLRENLHALVEKLAARDGLLVLLDFDGTLASIERRPDEASLPDPTRTAVERLTTIDDVEVAVVSGRGLSDLRERVDIPGLSYAGNHGLELRAGGETEIHPEAREAEDTIDEICDVLARELADIDGAFVEHKGVTATVHTRLVADDLVPTVENLVEELVAAHDDVRLTTGKDVLELRPRVEWDKGEAVRWLYDELVPDGERWFPIYLGDDTTDEAAFRVLADEGVGIKVGDHPPTDAPYRVSDPEAVREMLSWLATYGVEFLHADSDRLPVGA; translated from the coding sequence ATGACCGGACACCAGCAGTCGACTCCGACCGACTCGACTTCCGGAGAACCGGACGACGAACCAGCGATTTCCGACGACGTGCCGCCGCTGTTGCGCGAGAACCTCCACGCACTCGTGGAGAAACTCGCGGCCCGCGACGGCCTGCTCGTGTTGCTCGACTTCGACGGGACGCTGGCGAGCATCGAGCGCCGCCCGGACGAGGCGTCGCTGCCCGACCCGACCCGGACGGCGGTCGAACGGCTCACGACCATCGACGACGTGGAGGTCGCCGTCGTCAGCGGTCGGGGCCTGTCGGACCTGCGCGAGCGGGTCGACATCCCCGGCCTCTCGTACGCGGGCAACCACGGCCTCGAACTCCGGGCCGGCGGCGAAACCGAGATCCACCCCGAGGCCCGCGAGGCCGAGGACACCATCGACGAGATTTGCGACGTCCTGGCCCGGGAACTCGCCGACATCGACGGCGCGTTCGTCGAGCATAAGGGCGTCACCGCGACGGTCCACACCCGACTGGTGGCGGACGACCTCGTCCCCACCGTCGAGAACCTCGTGGAGGAACTGGTGGCCGCCCACGACGACGTGCGGCTGACGACCGGCAAGGACGTGCTCGAACTCCGGCCGCGGGTCGAGTGGGACAAGGGCGAGGCCGTCCGGTGGCTCTACGACGAACTCGTCCCCGACGGCGAGCGGTGGTTCCCGATATACCTCGGCGACGACACCACCGACGAGGCGGCGTTCCGCGTCCTCGCCGACGAGGGCGTCGGCATCAAGGTCGGCGACCACCCGCCGACCGACGCGCCCTACCGAGTGAGCGACCCCGAGGCCGTCCGGGAGATGCTGTCGTGGCTCGCCACCTACGGCGTGGAGTTCCTCCACGCCGACTCCGACCGTCTGCCGGTCGGCGCGTGA
- a CDS encoding DUF7538 family protein, which yields MDERVEALAEQDGWQAEGFAARVHYQGGDDYYSIEFYAPSECVVYWKVKGDGEVAVPVGRNTVPDPLRQRIRQDLAEADVDPEIEERTL from the coding sequence ATGGACGAACGAGTCGAGGCGCTGGCCGAGCAAGACGGCTGGCAGGCCGAGGGGTTCGCGGCGCGGGTCCACTACCAAGGCGGCGACGACTACTACAGCATCGAGTTCTACGCGCCCAGCGAGTGCGTCGTCTACTGGAAGGTGAAAGGCGACGGCGAGGTCGCGGTGCCGGTCGGCCGGAACACGGTGCCCGACCCTCTGCGCCAGCGCATCCGCCAGGATTTGGCCGAGGCGGACGTGGACCCCGAAATCGAGGAGCGGACGCTGTAG
- a CDS encoding glycoside hydrolase family 43 protein, giving the protein MRYENPVLPGFHPDPTICRGEDAFYLAVSSFEYVPGVPLYRSENLADWKPIGHALTRKSQLTVDNAGASGGVFAPTLRYHDGTYYLVTTNVSGDGHFFVTADDPAGEWSDPTRVYAPGIDPDLFFEDGTCYFSYHSTDPEAPIEQAELDVETGELGESHAIWTGFRDPYAEAPHIYERDGTYHLILAEGGTHAGHMVVAARADDPTGPYEGHPDNPVLTHWGRPRDEIQAVGHADFVEDGNGNWWLVCLGIRQHGTWPRYHHLGRETFLAPVTWGDGWPVVNGGEPLTTEMEGPLPGERNTESTAVQRTDTTFEDGLGVEWQFRRHPDRERYGTDGEGLELRGGPQALDEPGATFVGRRQTAFECRAEMTLAFDPSDGEEAGLALLVDEDHHYQVGVTRSDGRREALVRLSIGDATDVIARTAVGATADLAVEADARTYRFLVDGEQVADASTRYLATEVTGGFTGVVIGPYATGRGTTCEADAVVERFVYES; this is encoded by the coding sequence ATGCGCTACGAGAATCCCGTTCTTCCGGGCTTCCACCCCGACCCGACGATTTGCCGGGGCGAGGACGCGTTCTACCTCGCCGTCAGCTCCTTCGAATACGTTCCGGGCGTTCCGCTCTACCGGAGCGAGAACCTCGCCGACTGGAAGCCTATCGGCCACGCGCTCACCCGGAAATCCCAGCTCACCGTCGATAACGCCGGCGCGTCGGGAGGCGTCTTCGCGCCGACGCTTCGCTACCACGACGGCACCTACTACCTCGTCACCACGAACGTCAGCGGCGACGGCCACTTCTTCGTCACCGCAGACGACCCGGCCGGCGAGTGGTCCGACCCGACGCGGGTATACGCCCCGGGCATCGACCCGGACCTCTTTTTCGAGGACGGTACCTGCTATTTCTCCTATCACTCCACCGACCCCGAAGCCCCGATCGAACAGGCCGAACTCGACGTGGAGACGGGCGAACTCGGCGAGTCACACGCGATCTGGACCGGCTTCCGCGACCCCTACGCAGAGGCGCCCCACATCTACGAGCGCGACGGCACCTATCACCTGATACTCGCCGAAGGAGGGACTCACGCCGGGCACATGGTCGTGGCGGCGCGCGCCGACGATCCGACCGGCCCGTACGAGGGCCATCCCGACAATCCCGTCCTCACCCACTGGGGTCGCCCGCGCGACGAAATCCAGGCCGTCGGACACGCCGACTTCGTGGAGGACGGGAACGGGAACTGGTGGCTCGTCTGTCTCGGTATCCGCCAGCACGGCACGTGGCCGCGCTACCACCACCTCGGCCGCGAAACGTTCCTCGCACCCGTCACGTGGGGGGACGGCTGGCCCGTCGTAAACGGCGGCGAGCCGCTCACGACCGAGATGGAGGGGCCGCTCCCCGGAGAGAGAAACACCGAGTCGACGGCCGTCCAGCGAACTGACACGACGTTCGAGGACGGACTCGGCGTCGAGTGGCAGTTCCGCCGCCATCCCGACCGCGAGCGCTACGGGACGGACGGCGAGGGGCTCGAACTCCGCGGCGGTCCACAGGCTCTCGACGAGCCGGGTGCCACGTTCGTCGGGCGGCGACAGACCGCCTTCGAGTGCCGTGCCGAGATGACGCTCGCGTTCGACCCCTCTGACGGCGAGGAAGCTGGCCTCGCGCTGTTGGTGGACGAGGACCACCACTACCAGGTCGGCGTGACGCGCAGCGACGGCCGCCGGGAGGCCCTCGTGCGCCTCAGTATCGGCGACGCCACGGACGTGATCGCCCGAACGGCTGTCGGCGCGACGGCGGACCTCGCCGTCGAAGCCGACGCTAGGACGTACCGGTTCCTCGTGGACGGCGAGCAAGTGGCCGACGCCTCGACGCGCTACCTGGCCACGGAGGTGACGGGCGGGTTCACGGGCGTCGTCATCGGCCCGTATGCGACCGGGCGCGGGACGACCTGCGAGGCGGATGCGGTAGTCGAGCGCTTCGTCTACGAGTCCTAG
- a CDS encoding ABC transporter ATP-binding protein, with translation MGITDEDDDPFEEQREQAENPMKRLFFEYGSENRFAFVVGVLSSFFARILNLLPPIILGVAIDAFFSPGSTIPYPEALAGQIPGMTSQLAADIVPATQEAQFWFSVVVIACAFGFGAAFHWGRNWGWNSFAQNIQHEIRTDTYDKMQRLDMDFFADKQTGEMMSVLSNDVNRLERFLNDGMNSAFRLGVMVAAIAAVLFAINWQLALVAMVPVPLIAVFTYKFVQTIQPKYAEVRSSVGKVNSRLENNLGGIQVIKTSNTEPYESDRVEDVSNDYFGANWDAIITRIKFFPSLQILSGLGFALTFVVGGLWVFNGQGPWLFSGDLSRGEFVTFIMLTQRFIWPMAQFGSIINMYQRAYASSARIFGLMDEPSRIREEPDAEDLVVEEGEVVYEDVTFGYDEEETIVEDVSFEVEGGDTLALVGPTGAGKSTVLKLLLRMYDVNEGAIRIDGTDLRDVSLPSIRQNVGYVSQNTFLFYGTVAENIAYGTFDADREEVIEAAKAAEAHDFIQNLPEGYDTEVGERGVKLSGGQRQRISIARAVLKDPEILILDEATSDVDTETEMLIQRSLNELTEDRTTFAIAHRLSTIKDADQIVVLEGGRIVERGTHDDLLAEDGLYAHLWGVQAGEIDELPQEFIERAARRTARTETTD, from the coding sequence ATGGGAATCACTGACGAAGACGACGACCCGTTCGAAGAACAGCGAGAGCAGGCCGAGAACCCCATGAAACGGCTGTTCTTCGAGTACGGGTCCGAGAACCGATTCGCGTTCGTCGTCGGGGTCCTGTCGAGTTTCTTCGCCCGGATTCTCAATCTCCTGCCGCCCATCATCCTCGGCGTCGCCATCGACGCCTTCTTCTCGCCGGGCAGCACGATTCCGTACCCCGAGGCGCTCGCCGGACAGATACCCGGGATGACCTCGCAACTGGCGGCCGACATCGTCCCGGCGACCCAGGAGGCGCAGTTCTGGTTCTCGGTCGTGGTCATCGCCTGCGCGTTCGGGTTCGGCGCGGCGTTCCACTGGGGTCGCAACTGGGGTTGGAACTCCTTCGCCCAGAACATCCAGCACGAGATCCGGACCGACACCTACGACAAGATGCAGCGCCTCGACATGGACTTCTTCGCCGACAAGCAGACCGGCGAGATGATGTCGGTCCTCTCGAACGACGTCAACCGCCTGGAGCGGTTCCTCAACGACGGGATGAACTCGGCGTTCCGTCTGGGCGTGATGGTCGCGGCCATCGCGGCGGTGCTGTTCGCCATCAACTGGCAACTCGCGCTCGTGGCGATGGTGCCGGTGCCGCTCATCGCGGTGTTCACCTACAAGTTCGTCCAGACCATCCAGCCCAAGTACGCCGAGGTGCGCTCGTCGGTCGGCAAGGTCAACTCCCGCCTGGAGAACAACCTCGGGGGCATCCAGGTCATCAAGACGTCCAACACCGAGCCCTACGAGTCCGACCGCGTCGAGGACGTCTCGAACGACTACTTCGGCGCGAACTGGGACGCCATCATCACTCGCATCAAGTTCTTCCCGTCGCTCCAGATTCTCTCCGGACTCGGCTTCGCGCTGACGTTCGTGGTCGGCGGCCTCTGGGTGTTCAACGGACAAGGTCCGTGGCTGTTCAGCGGCGACCTCTCGCGCGGCGAGTTCGTCACGTTCATCATGCTGACCCAGCGGTTCATCTGGCCGATGGCGCAGTTCGGCTCCATCATCAACATGTACCAGCGCGCCTACGCCTCCAGCGCCCGTATCTTCGGGCTGATGGACGAGCCGAGCCGAATCCGCGAGGAACCCGACGCCGAGGACCTCGTGGTCGAGGAGGGCGAGGTCGTCTACGAAGACGTGACCTTCGGCTACGACGAGGAGGAAACCATCGTCGAGGACGTCTCCTTCGAGGTCGAGGGCGGCGACACCCTCGCGCTGGTCGGCCCGACCGGCGCGGGCAAGTCGACGGTCCTCAAACTCCTGCTCCGGATGTACGACGTCAACGAGGGCGCCATCCGCATCGACGGCACCGACCTCCGGGACGTGAGCCTGCCGAGCATCCGGCAGAACGTGGGCTACGTCTCCCAGAACACGTTCCTGTTCTACGGGACGGTCGCCGAGAACATCGCCTACGGCACCTTCGACGCCGACCGCGAGGAGGTAATCGAGGCGGCGAAGGCCGCCGAGGCCCACGACTTCATCCAGAATCTCCCGGAGGGCTACGACACCGAGGTCGGCGAGCGCGGCGTGAAACTCTCCGGCGGTCAGCGCCAGCGCATCTCCATCGCCCGCGCGGTGCTCAAGGACCCCGAAATCCTGATCCTGGACGAGGCGACCAGCGACGTCGACACCGAGACGGAGATGCTCATCCAGCGCAGTCTGAACGAACTCACAGAGGACCGCACGACGTTCGCCATCGCCCACCGCCTCTCGACCATCAAGGACGCCGACCAGATCGTCGTCCTCGAAGGCGGCCGCATCGTCGAGCGCGGCACCCACGACGACCTGCTTGCCGAGGATGGCCTCTACGCCCACCTCTGGGGCGTCCAGGCCGGCGAAATCGACGAACTCCCCCAGGAGTTCATCGAGCGCGCGGCCAGGCGGACCGCCCGGACCGAAACCACCGACTGA
- a CDS encoding alpha,alpha-trehalose-phosphate synthase (UDP-forming) encodes MNTDTTGATAESAAATVEAVLDGRELVVVSNREPYSHCREDGEVSVDRPAGGLTAALDPVMQAVEGTWVAWGDGDADQEVVDENDRVAVPPEDPSYDLRRVWLDDEQVEGYYRGYSNQVLWPVCHYDTAKMEPEPEFWRQYRETNVDFAEAVVEEVPEDGVVWFQDYHLGLAPRLVREERPEAFLAHFWHIPWPSWDTFHACPQYERLLDGLLANDVVGFHTESYARNFLDCVEHATDATVDRGSRSISYRGRRTYVRSFPLGIDAARYAELSTDPAADDYWEKFREEYGVTDDTRLAIGVERLDYTKGIERRLAALERLWAEYPEWRGRFTYVQKGTESRSNIDEYSQLQDRVADAIERINDRFATDDWTPVVSLTDYVPEAGLAALYRESDLALVTPVRDGMNLVAKEYVAAQTGDPGVLILSELAGASEQLGDESVLVHPFDETAFADAVADSLEMPEGERHRRMADLQRAVHAEDVYAWLEAQFETVAAVERGRGPRRPDARPTGERPLNR; translated from the coding sequence ATGAACACAGACACTACAGGGGCAACCGCCGAATCCGCAGCGGCGACCGTCGAAGCCGTACTCGACGGTCGGGAACTCGTCGTGGTTTCGAACCGCGAACCGTACAGCCACTGCCGCGAGGACGGGGAGGTTTCCGTCGACCGCCCCGCGGGTGGGTTGACCGCCGCGCTCGACCCGGTGATGCAGGCCGTCGAGGGGACGTGGGTCGCGTGGGGCGACGGCGACGCCGACCAAGAGGTCGTCGACGAGAACGACCGCGTGGCCGTGCCGCCCGAAGACCCGTCCTACGACCTCCGACGGGTCTGGCTCGACGACGAGCAGGTCGAAGGCTACTACCGCGGATACAGCAACCAGGTGCTCTGGCCGGTGTGCCACTACGACACCGCCAAGATGGAACCGGAGCCGGAGTTCTGGCGCCAGTACCGTGAGACGAACGTCGACTTCGCCGAGGCTGTCGTCGAGGAGGTTCCCGAAGACGGCGTCGTCTGGTTCCAGGACTACCATCTCGGACTCGCGCCCCGACTCGTCCGCGAGGAGCGCCCGGAGGCGTTCCTCGCGCACTTCTGGCACATCCCGTGGCCGTCGTGGGACACGTTCCACGCCTGCCCGCAGTACGAACGACTGCTCGACGGTCTGCTGGCCAACGACGTCGTCGGCTTCCACACCGAGTCGTACGCCCGCAACTTCCTCGACTGCGTCGAGCACGCGACCGACGCGACCGTCGACAGAGGGTCCCGGAGCATCTCCTACCGCGGCCGGCGCACCTACGTCCGGTCGTTCCCCCTGGGCATCGACGCGGCCCGCTACGCCGAACTCTCGACCGACCCGGCCGCCGACGACTACTGGGAGAAGTTCCGCGAGGAGTACGGCGTCACCGACGACACCCGCCTCGCCATCGGCGTCGAGCGCCTCGACTACACCAAGGGCATCGAGCGCCGACTCGCCGCGCTCGAACGCCTCTGGGCGGAGTACCCCGAGTGGCGCGGTCGGTTCACCTACGTCCAGAAGGGGACCGAGAGTCGGAGCAACATCGACGAGTACAGCCAACTTCAGGACCGGGTGGCCGACGCCATCGAGCGGATCAACGACCGGTTCGCCACCGACGACTGGACGCCGGTCGTCTCGCTGACCGACTACGTGCCCGAGGCGGGGCTGGCCGCCCTCTACCGGGAGTCCGACCTCGCGCTCGTCACGCCGGTTCGCGACGGCATGAACCTGGTCGCCAAGGAGTACGTCGCCGCCCAGACCGGCGACCCCGGCGTGCTGATACTGAGCGAACTCGCGGGCGCGAGCGAGCAACTCGGCGACGAGTCCGTGCTCGTCCACCCCTTCGACGAGACGGCGTTCGCCGACGCCGTCGCCGACTCGCTGGAGATGCCCGAGGGCGAGCGCCACCGACGGATGGCCGACCTTCAGCGGGCGGTCCACGCCGAGGACGTCTACGCGTGGCTCGAAGCCCAGTTCGAGACGGTCGCGGCGGTCGAGCGAGGGCGCGGCCCCCGCCGACCCGACGCCAGACCGACCGGCGAGCGCCCCCTCAACCGCTGA
- a CDS encoding dihydrofolate reductase family protein: protein MSETDADETTGRLVVGTFLTLDGVMQAPGGPEEDREGGFEHGGWSVNYWDERMGEVIDEQFADVDALLLGRKTYEIFAAHWPNVDDPDDPVATKLNSMPKYVASRTLDDVTWNNSSLLSGDVAESVADLKEDRGDTILVQGSQGLIQTLLANDLVDEFWLWIFPLVLGDGKRLFGDGTVPAALELTEAETSSTGVQMLRYERSGEIEYGSFALDDATE, encoded by the coding sequence ATGAGCGAAACCGACGCGGACGAAACGACCGGGAGGCTCGTGGTGGGGACGTTCCTGACGCTCGACGGGGTGATGCAGGCACCGGGCGGTCCCGAGGAGGACCGGGAGGGCGGGTTCGAACACGGCGGCTGGTCGGTGAACTACTGGGACGAGCGGATGGGCGAGGTCATCGACGAGCAGTTCGCCGACGTCGACGCGCTGTTGCTCGGCCGGAAGACGTACGAAATCTTCGCCGCCCACTGGCCGAACGTCGACGACCCGGACGACCCTGTGGCGACGAAGCTGAACAGCATGCCCAAGTACGTCGCCTCCCGGACGCTCGACGACGTGACGTGGAACAACTCCTCGCTCCTCTCGGGGGACGTCGCCGAGAGCGTCGCGGACCTCAAGGAGGACCGAGGCGACACGATTCTGGTGCAGGGCAGCCAGGGCCTGATCCAGACGCTGCTCGCGAACGACCTCGTCGACGAGTTCTGGCTCTGGATATTCCCCCTGGTACTCGGGGACGGAAAGCGGCTGTTCGGAGACGGGACCGTCCCCGCGGCGCTCGAACTGACCGAGGCGGAGACGTCGAGTACGGGGGTCCAGATGCTCCGATACGAGCGGTCGGGCGAGATAGAGTACGGCTCGTTCGCGCTGGACGACGCGACGGAGTGA
- a CDS encoding alpha/beta hydrolase: MADRPSDDVRAVLDALEAMGAPKVSDLEPREAREVVDGTFAGAEPVEEVGAVEDRTIPGPAGEIPVRVYRPEGDGPHPVVVFFHGGGFVLGDLDGHDAPCRILTNAVEAVVVSVDYRLAPEHPFPAAVEDAYAATEWIAEHAAEIDGDAERIAVAGDSAGGNLAAVVALAARERGGPDLAYQALFYPAVDFGEGDYPSREENAEGYFLSADEMAYFGDHYVPSWAHMPNPYLAPIEAESHADLPPATVVTCGFDPLRDEGRAYAETLEADGVAVIHREYDDLIHGVVNMVQEPMDVTGGHEMLSNVAGDLHDALH; encoded by the coding sequence ATGGCAGACCGACCGAGCGACGACGTGCGCGCCGTCCTCGACGCGCTCGAGGCGATGGGAGCACCGAAGGTCAGCGACCTCGAACCCCGGGAGGCCCGCGAGGTGGTGGACGGGACGTTCGCTGGCGCGGAACCGGTCGAGGAGGTCGGCGCGGTCGAGGACCGCACGATTCCCGGTCCGGCGGGCGAGATTCCCGTGCGGGTCTACCGACCCGAGGGCGACGGCCCGCACCCAGTGGTCGTCTTCTTCCACGGCGGCGGGTTCGTACTGGGGGACCTCGACGGTCACGACGCGCCGTGTCGCATCCTCACGAACGCCGTCGAGGCCGTGGTGGTGTCGGTCGACTACCGACTCGCGCCCGAACACCCCTTCCCGGCGGCGGTCGAGGACGCCTACGCCGCGACCGAGTGGATCGCCGAGCACGCCGCCGAAATCGACGGCGATGCGGAACGAATCGCCGTCGCGGGCGACTCCGCGGGCGGGAATCTGGCCGCCGTGGTCGCGCTCGCCGCCCGCGAGCGCGGCGGTCCCGACCTCGCCTATCAGGCGCTGTTCTACCCCGCGGTCGACTTCGGTGAGGGCGACTACCCCTCGCGCGAGGAGAACGCCGAGGGCTACTTCCTCAGCGCCGACGAGATGGCCTACTTCGGCGACCACTACGTCCCCTCGTGGGCGCATATGCCCAATCCCTACCTCGCGCCCATCGAGGCCGAGAGCCACGCCGACCTCCCGCCAGCCACGGTCGTCACCTGTGGGTTCGACCCGCTCCGCGACGAGGGCCGGGCGTACGCCGAAACCCTCGAAGCCGACGGCGTCGCGGTCATCCACCGCGAGTACGACGACCTCATCCACGGCGTCGTCAACATGGTCCAGGAACCGATGGATGTCACCGGAGGTCACGAGATGCTCTCGAACGTGGCCGGGGACCTCCACGACGCGCTTCACTGA